One stretch of Pseudomonas sp. NC02 DNA includes these proteins:
- a CDS encoding LysR family transcriptional regulator, producing the protein MDVRHLKAFLAVFEERNITAAAQRLFISQPTLSVTIKQLEEELGVALFLRQPRGVEVSDEARVLYPQARRMVAEADALSRLFRGRENRIALELGVEGDIADSQIETFLRMAHQGLPGLLLTLQEGCEGEGRLAVEEMCCEDELFLPLWEESYVMALPIAHPMAAGGKEQAWAPIEDWITCPQHDSHQRLMALYGRSPQAVAGHAGSLTQALHMVAAGVGVAMLPQSLAAERAGVVIRPWHLPAPTRRVGLCFAAQALELPALRALHEYFQNNRPPQIEAA; encoded by the coding sequence ATGGATGTGCGTCATCTCAAGGCGTTTCTCGCGGTATTCGAGGAACGCAATATCACCGCCGCCGCCCAGCGCCTGTTCATCAGCCAGCCGACGTTGTCGGTGACTATCAAGCAACTGGAAGAAGAACTGGGCGTGGCGCTGTTTCTGCGCCAGCCTCGTGGGGTCGAGGTCAGTGACGAGGCGCGGGTGCTGTACCCGCAAGCCCGGCGCATGGTGGCCGAGGCCGACGCATTGAGCCGCTTGTTTCGCGGGCGCGAAAACCGCATCGCCCTGGAACTGGGGGTGGAAGGGGATATTGCCGACAGCCAGATCGAAACTTTCCTGCGCATGGCGCACCAGGGCCTGCCGGGTTTGCTGCTGACCTTGCAGGAAGGCTGCGAAGGAGAGGGGCGCCTGGCGGTAGAGGAAATGTGCTGCGAGGACGAATTATTCCTGCCGCTTTGGGAAGAGTCCTACGTGATGGCACTGCCGATTGCGCACCCGATGGCGGCGGGCGGCAAGGAGCAGGCCTGGGCGCCGATCGAAGACTGGATCACCTGCCCGCAGCATGATTCCCACCAACGGCTGATGGCCTTGTACGGCCGCTCGCCCCAGGCGGTGGCCGGGCATGCCGGTTCGTTGACCCAGGCGTTGCACATGGTGGCGGCCGGTGTCGGCGTGGCGATGTTGCCGCAGTCGCTGGCGGCGGAACGGGCCGGAGTGGTGATTCGCCCCTGGCACCTGCCGGCACCCACGCGCCGGGTGGGCTTGTGCTTTGCCGCCCAGGCCCTGGAGTTGCCGGCGTTGCGGGCCTTGCATGAGTATTTCCAGAACAACCGCCCGCCGCAGATTGAAGCCGCCTGA
- a CDS encoding SDR family oxidoreductase, producing MSKPLIIITGASSGIGEATARLLSAAGHPLLLLARRIDRLNALELPNTLCRGVDITDRAALVAAVKEAEAQFGPADALINNAGVMLLGAVSEQDPAQWEQMLDVNVKGLLNGIHAVAGSMVKRKGGTIINVSSVAGRKTFPNHVAYVGTKFAVHGISENLREEMSPHNVRVITIAPGAVETELLSHTTDEAIKTGYQAWKQDMGGTVLSADDVASAIAYAYQQPQHVCIREIVLAATRQQP from the coding sequence ATGAGCAAGCCATTGATCATCATCACCGGCGCCAGTTCGGGCATTGGCGAAGCCACCGCGCGCTTGCTGTCGGCCGCCGGCCACCCGCTGTTGCTGCTGGCCCGCCGCATCGACCGGCTGAATGCGCTGGAGTTGCCGAACACCTTGTGTCGCGGTGTCGACATCACCGATCGCGCTGCGCTGGTGGCGGCGGTGAAGGAAGCCGAAGCGCAATTCGGCCCGGCCGATGCACTCATCAACAATGCCGGCGTGATGCTGCTGGGCGCGGTCAGCGAACAGGACCCGGCACAGTGGGAGCAGATGCTCGACGTCAACGTGAAAGGCCTGCTGAACGGCATCCATGCGGTGGCTGGCAGCATGGTCAAGCGCAAGGGCGGCACCATCATCAACGTCAGCTCGGTAGCCGGGCGCAAGACCTTCCCCAACCACGTCGCCTATGTAGGCACCAAGTTCGCCGTGCATGGAATTTCGGAAAACCTGCGGGAAGAAATGTCGCCGCACAATGTGCGTGTGATCACCATTGCGCCGGGCGCGGTGGAAACCGAACTGCTGAGCCACACCACCGACGAAGCCATCAAGACCGGCTACCAGGCGTGGAAACAGGACATGGGCGGCACCGTGCTGAGCGCCGATGATGTGGCTTCGGCGATTGCCTATGCCTACCAGCAGCCGCAGCATGTGTGCATTCGCGAGATCGTGTTGGCGGCGACGCGTCAGCAGCCGTAA
- a CDS encoding RNA polymerase sigma factor, which yields MQARVEAVYRSESRRILATLIRLLGDFDLAEEALHEAFFVAVERWGQDGVPDNPRAWLVSTGRFKAIDRLRRQARFTPLLQAQADALEAADWSVEDVEDDRLRLIFTCCHPALAADAQAALTLREICDLTTEEIARAFLATPTSIAQRIVRAKGKIREAKIPYQVPSLAELPERLDSVLRVIYLVFNEGYSASMGADLTREDLTREAIRLGRLLMELLPEPEVMGLLALMLLHQSRRPARTSAGGELVLLDEQDRSLWDASLIAEGCALVEKSLTTRRFGPYSLQAAIAAVHAEAVSADETDWPQIVGLYDVLLGAMPSPVIELNRAVAVAMRDGAQAGLQLVDGILARGELVDYHLAYSARGEFCRRLGRVEDARRAFERALALTQQVPEKRFIERRLAELK from the coding sequence GTGCAGGCCCGGGTTGAAGCGGTTTATCGCAGCGAATCGCGGCGCATCCTGGCGACCCTGATTCGCTTGCTTGGCGATTTCGACCTGGCTGAAGAAGCCTTGCACGAGGCGTTCTTCGTCGCAGTCGAGCGCTGGGGGCAGGACGGTGTGCCGGATAACCCCCGGGCCTGGCTGGTCTCGACCGGGCGCTTCAAGGCCATCGACCGTTTACGTCGCCAGGCGCGTTTTACCCCGTTGTTGCAGGCGCAAGCTGATGCGCTGGAAGCGGCAGACTGGAGCGTTGAAGACGTGGAAGACGACCGCTTGCGCCTGATCTTCACCTGCTGCCACCCGGCGCTGGCGGCGGATGCCCAGGCGGCGCTGACCTTGCGTGAGATCTGCGACCTCACCACCGAGGAAATCGCCCGGGCGTTTCTCGCCACGCCCACTAGCATCGCCCAGCGCATCGTGCGGGCCAAGGGCAAGATCCGCGAAGCGAAGATCCCCTATCAGGTGCCATCCCTGGCGGAGTTGCCCGAGCGCCTGGACAGTGTGCTGCGGGTGATTTACCTGGTGTTCAACGAAGGCTATTCGGCGTCAATGGGCGCCGACCTGACCCGTGAAGACCTGACCCGCGAAGCGATTCGCCTGGGCCGCTTGCTGATGGAGTTGTTGCCGGAGCCGGAAGTGATGGGCTTGCTGGCGCTGATGTTGCTCCACCAATCCCGGCGCCCGGCACGCACTTCGGCCGGCGGTGAGTTGGTGTTGCTGGATGAGCAGGACCGTTCGCTGTGGGATGCGTCGTTGATTGCTGAAGGATGCGCCCTGGTGGAGAAATCCCTGACCACACGCCGCTTCGGGCCCTACAGCCTGCAGGCAGCGATTGCGGCGGTACACGCTGAAGCCGTGAGCGCCGATGAGACTGATTGGCCGCAGATCGTCGGGCTGTATGACGTGTTGCTTGGAGCGATGCCATCGCCGGTGATCGAGCTGAATCGCGCGGTGGCCGTTGCGATGCGCGATGGAGCGCAGGCCGGTTTGCAATTGGTGGACGGCATTCTGGCGCGGGGGGAGTTGGTGGACTATCACCTGGCGTACTCGGCGCGGGGCGAGTTTTGTCGGCGATTGGGGCGAGTGGAGGACGCGCGGCGAGCGTTTGAACGGGCGCTGGCATTGACCCAGCAAGTGCCCGAAAAGCGCTTTATCGAGCGGCGTTTGGCCGAACTCAAATAG
- a CDS encoding SRPBCC family protein, whose translation MSIQPKPAEFELSISRLIDAPRSRVFRAWTEPALLQQWWGPHGMTTPECEMDLWVGGQFRTLMRAPDGSEYPTQGVFLEITAPSRLVFTDAFTPGWIPSGQPFMTAEVTFEDVDGKTLYTARAMHWSAETKQAHEAMGFHEGWGQSLDRLVTLVTEGLRD comes from the coding sequence ATGAGCATTCAACCCAAACCCGCCGAATTTGAACTGTCCATCAGTCGCTTGATTGATGCCCCTCGCAGCCGCGTGTTTCGCGCCTGGACCGAGCCGGCCTTGTTGCAGCAGTGGTGGGGCCCACACGGCATGACCACTCCCGAGTGCGAAATGGACCTTTGGGTGGGTGGGCAATTTCGCACGCTGATGCGCGCGCCGGACGGCAGCGAATACCCGACCCAGGGCGTATTCCTGGAGATTACCGCCCCCAGTCGGCTGGTGTTTACCGACGCCTTCACCCCCGGCTGGATCCCTTCGGGCCAGCCATTCATGACCGCCGAAGTCACCTTTGAAGATGTCGACGGCAAGACCCTGTACACCGCCCGCGCCATGCACTGGAGCGCCGAAACCAAGCAGGCCCACGAAGCCATGGGCTTTCACGAGGGCTGGGGACAGAGCCTCGACCGGCTGGTGACGCTGGTGACCGAAGGCCTGCGCGATTGA
- a CDS encoding YciI family protein, giving the protein MKYLCLIYSNEQVLHDSPDSPKDPECFAYGQSVQASGRMLAAEPLESVSTATTVRMRNGKLSITDGPFAETKEQLAGFYLIEAKDLNEAIQVAGGIPAARVGSVEVRPVRELNL; this is encoded by the coding sequence ATGAAATACCTCTGCCTGATCTATAGCAACGAACAGGTGCTGCACGATTCGCCCGACAGCCCCAAGGACCCGGAATGTTTCGCCTATGGCCAGTCCGTGCAGGCCAGCGGGCGCATGCTCGCCGCCGAACCGCTGGAGTCGGTGAGCACCGCCACCACCGTGCGCATGCGCAATGGCAAGTTGTCGATCACCGACGGGCCGTTTGCCGAAACCAAGGAGCAGCTCGCCGGGTTTTACCTGATCGAAGCCAAGGACCTGAATGAAGCGATCCAGGTGGCCGGCGGCATACCGGCGGCCCGGGTCGGCAGTGTGGAAGTGCGCCCAGTGCGTGAATTGAATCTCTGA
- a CDS encoding nuclear transport factor 2 family protein, translating to MSTAISSLIEQWKQAVTAKDVEKIVSFYADDIVAFDAVSALQFKGKAAYQAHWKACMEFCPGPGVFDFHEMRIVAGDNSAFAHWLAHCGGTGPDGVLKTCWMRVSAGYQRVGGEWKVVHEHWSAPFDMETGAGLFDLKP from the coding sequence ATGAGCACCGCAATCAGCAGCTTGATCGAACAATGGAAACAGGCGGTCACCGCCAAGGATGTCGAGAAAATAGTCAGCTTTTACGCCGACGATATCGTCGCGTTCGACGCCGTTAGCGCCCTGCAGTTCAAGGGCAAGGCCGCCTATCAGGCGCACTGGAAGGCGTGCATGGAGTTCTGCCCGGGCCCTGGGGTCTTTGACTTCCATGAGATGCGTATCGTCGCCGGCGATAACAGCGCCTTTGCCCACTGGCTCGCGCACTGTGGCGGCACCGGGCCCGACGGCGTACTCAAGACCTGCTGGATGCGCGTCAGCGCCGGCTACCAACGCGTTGGCGGCGAGTGGAAAGTGGTGCATGAACATTGGTCGGCACCGTTCGACATGGAAACCGGCGCCGGTCTGTTCGACCTGAAACCTTGA
- a CDS encoding N-acetyltransferase — protein METRLVAYQTLTALQQQQLNALEVHPEQLGFSGDIYCALNTLLVNPNPGVAGFALLADAIPVAFLLLKRPPCLPHWADEHSATLHALQVDRHQQGLGFGKACLQALPAAARLVWPQIKALELSVDTDNVAAMGLYLQQGWVDSGEAYKGRIGYERRLAWVF, from the coding sequence ATGGAAACCCGCCTCGTCGCCTATCAGACGTTGACTGCCCTGCAACAACAGCAACTCAACGCCCTGGAAGTGCATCCCGAACAACTGGGTTTTTCCGGCGATATCTACTGTGCGCTGAACACCCTGCTGGTCAATCCGAATCCCGGCGTGGCAGGCTTTGCGTTACTCGCCGACGCGATTCCCGTGGCCTTCCTGCTGCTCAAACGCCCACCCTGCCTGCCCCATTGGGCGGATGAACACAGCGCCACGCTGCACGCGTTGCAAGTCGATCGCCATCAGCAAGGCCTGGGGTTTGGCAAAGCCTGCCTGCAAGCCCTCCCCGCCGCCGCGCGCCTGGTCTGGCCGCAGATCAAGGCACTGGAGCTGTCGGTGGACACGGATAATGTGGCGGCGATGGGGCTGTATTTGCAGCAGGGCTGGGTGGACAGCGGGGAGGCGTATAAGGGGCGGATTGGGTATGAGCGCCGGTTGGCGTGGGTGTTTTAA
- a CDS encoding pyridoxamine 5'-phosphate oxidase family protein produces the protein MLTTLEQLESLYGLPHERAVRKEIPFLNEDYQAMVRASPLVVVSSSGPDGIDGSPRGDVPGFVRIIDERTLAIPDRPGNNRLDTLRNLVVDPRIALLFIIPGIGETLRVNGRAQISIEPELLESFAVNGKAARSVILVQVEAAYFHCSKAFVRSDCWNPEKHLDRSALPSAGAFHKRLNDGAFDAEAYDREMPERVKATLY, from the coding sequence ATGCTAACAACCCTGGAACAACTCGAATCCCTCTACGGCCTGCCCCACGAACGGGCCGTGCGCAAGGAAATCCCGTTTCTCAACGAGGATTACCAGGCCATGGTCCGCGCGTCACCCTTGGTGGTGGTGAGTTCATCCGGCCCGGACGGCATCGACGGTTCGCCCCGTGGCGACGTGCCAGGTTTTGTACGAATCATCGACGAGCGCACGTTGGCGATTCCGGATCGGCCGGGGAATAACCGCCTCGACACCCTGCGTAATCTGGTGGTGGACCCGCGTATAGCGTTGCTGTTCATCATCCCGGGCATTGGCGAGACGTTGCGGGTCAATGGCCGGGCGCAGATTTCCATCGAGCCTGAGTTGCTGGAGAGCTTTGCGGTAAATGGCAAAGCGGCCCGTTCGGTGATTCTGGTGCAGGTGGAGGCGGCGTATTTCCATTGCTCCAAAGCCTTTGTGCGCTCCGATTGCTGGAACCCGGAAAAGCACTTGGATCGCTCGGCACTGCCCTCCGCCGGGGCGTTTCACAAGCGCTTGAATGATGGGGCGTTCGACGCCGAAGCCTATGACCGCGAGATGCCGGAGCGGGTCAAGGCCACGCTGTATTGA
- a CDS encoding GyrI-like domain-containing protein — protein MDQQTKLPLQPRMEEGKALVIAGVQGRYSKATIGDIPKLWELFDSCFKEIKKRVGGVTYGVCHNAKHDEFDYLAGVEVPAKGDVPSNFQSIEIPAHRYAVFPHFGPVQALAQTYERIMFEWLPVSGYKVVGADFERYSADFDVGKGTGSVEIWIPINAESA, from the coding sequence ATGGATCAACAGACAAAACTGCCGTTACAGCCGCGCATGGAAGAGGGCAAGGCCCTGGTGATCGCGGGTGTGCAAGGGCGTTATTCAAAGGCCACGATTGGCGATATTCCCAAGTTGTGGGAGCTGTTCGACAGCTGCTTCAAAGAGATCAAGAAACGCGTCGGCGGCGTAACCTATGGCGTGTGCCACAACGCCAAACACGATGAATTTGACTACCTGGCCGGCGTTGAAGTACCGGCCAAGGGCGATGTACCGAGCAACTTCCAGTCGATTGAAATCCCGGCCCATCGCTATGCCGTGTTCCCGCATTTTGGCCCGGTGCAGGCGCTGGCGCAGACCTATGAACGCATCATGTTCGAATGGCTGCCGGTCTCCGGGTACAAGGTGGTCGGGGCTGATTTTGAGCGCTACAGCGCCGATTTCGATGTGGGTAAAGGCACGGGCTCCGTGGAAATCTGGATCCCGATCAACGCCGAATCCGCCTGA
- the alaC gene encoding alanine transaminase, protein MAEPRSPRRFARIDRLPPYVFNITAELKMAARRRGEDIIDLSMGNPDGATPPHIVEKMVTVAQREDTHGYSTSKGIPRLRRAISRWYKDRYEVDIDPETEAIVTIGSKEGLAHLMLATLDQGDTVLVPNPSYPIHIYGAVIAGAQVRSVPLIPGVDFFAELERAIRGSIPKPKMMILGFPSNPTAQCVELDFFERVIALAKQYDVLVVHDLAYADIVYDGWKAPSIMQVPGAKDIAVEFFTLSKSYNMAGWRIGFMVGNPELVNALARIKSYHDYGTFTPLQVAAIAALEGDQQCVKDIAEQYRQRRNVLVKGLHELGWMVENPKASMYVWAKIPEAYAAMGSLEFAKKLLLEAKVCVSPGIGFGEYGDDHVRFALIENQDRIRQAVRGIRAMFRADGLVKKADA, encoded by the coding sequence ATGGCCGAACCCCGTTCGCCGCGCCGCTTTGCGCGCATAGATCGACTCCCCCCTTACGTGTTCAATATCACTGCCGAGTTGAAGATGGCTGCGCGTCGGCGCGGCGAAGACATCATCGACTTGAGCATGGGTAACCCGGACGGCGCCACTCCACCGCACATCGTGGAAAAAATGGTCACCGTCGCCCAACGCGAAGACACCCACGGTTACTCCACTTCCAAAGGCATTCCGCGGCTGCGCCGGGCGATTTCGCGCTGGTACAAAGACCGCTACGAAGTGGACATCGACCCGGAAACCGAAGCCATCGTGACCATCGGTTCCAAGGAAGGCCTGGCGCACTTGATGCTGGCCACCCTGGACCAGGGCGACACGGTGCTGGTGCCCAACCCCAGCTACCCGATTCACATCTACGGTGCCGTGATTGCCGGCGCCCAGGTGCGTTCGGTGCCGCTGATTCCGGGGGTGGACTTCTTCGCTGAACTGGAACGTGCGATTCGTGGCTCGATCCCCAAGCCGAAGATGATGATCCTCGGCTTCCCGTCCAACCCCACCGCACAGTGCGTGGAGCTGGACTTCTTCGAACGGGTGATCGCCCTGGCCAAGCAGTACGACGTGCTGGTGGTGCATGACCTGGCCTACGCCGACATCGTCTACGACGGCTGGAAAGCTCCGTCGATCATGCAAGTGCCGGGCGCCAAGGATATCGCGGTGGAGTTTTTCACCCTGTCCAAGAGCTACAACATGGCCGGCTGGCGCATCGGTTTCATGGTGGGCAACCCGGAACTGGTCAACGCCCTGGCGCGGATCAAGAGTTACCACGACTACGGCACCTTCACCCCGCTGCAAGTCGCGGCGATTGCGGCGCTGGAAGGCGATCAGCAGTGCGTGAAAGACATTGCCGAGCAGTACCGCCAGCGCCGTAACGTGCTGGTGAAAGGCCTGCATGAGCTGGGCTGGATGGTCGAGAACCCGAAGGCGTCGATGTACGTCTGGGCGAAGATTCCCGAGGCGTATGCCGCGATGGGCTCGCTGGAGTTTGCCAAGAAGCTGCTGCTTGAGGCGAAGGTGTGTGTGTCGCCGGGGATTGGCTTTGGTGAGTATGGTGACGACCACGTGCGCTTTGCACTGATCGAAAACCAGGACCGGATTCGCCAGGCGGTGCGGGGCATCCGGGCGATGTTCCGGGCGGATGGGCTGGTCAAGAAAGCTGACGCCTGA
- a CDS encoding GntP family permease yields MFGLSHDTYLLLDAVVTIIGLIVLITRFRVHPFIALIIAAGFLGLTSGMPVDKIIKAFQDGFGGVLGFVGIILALGTMLGKMMADSGGADQIAQTLVRAFGKEKVQWAMMFAAFLVGIPLFFEIGFVLLIPLVFIVARRTGVSLIKIGIPLLAGLSAVHGLVPPHPGPLLAIGVFGADIGKTILYGLIVALPTAIIAGPLYGSFIAKYIPGNPSQELVDQLASEQPESKTLPSFSITLITVLLPVFLMLLKTFADVALPDGHVIRNWMDMIGHPITALLLALLLSLYTFGHRQGIGSKQILKLLDASLAPTAAIILIIGAGGGFKQMLVTSGVGDVIGHMAVTAQINPILLAWLVAAVIRVATGSATVATITGAGIVVPVVGMIPGVNRELLVLATGAGSLVLSHVNDAGFWLVKQYFNMTVAETFKTWTAMETILSVVALGFIMLLSLVV; encoded by the coding sequence ATGTTTGGCTTGTCCCACGATACCTATCTGCTGCTCGATGCAGTGGTGACCATCATCGGCCTGATCGTGTTGATCACCCGGTTCAGAGTCCACCCGTTCATTGCGCTGATCATCGCCGCAGGCTTTCTCGGCCTGACCTCGGGCATGCCCGTGGACAAGATCATCAAGGCCTTCCAGGACGGCTTCGGCGGGGTGCTCGGCTTTGTCGGGATTATCCTCGCGCTGGGTACGATGCTCGGCAAGATGATGGCCGATTCCGGCGGTGCCGATCAGATCGCGCAAACCCTGGTGCGGGCCTTCGGCAAGGAGAAGGTGCAGTGGGCAATGATGTTCGCCGCGTTCCTGGTGGGCATTCCGCTGTTCTTCGAGATCGGTTTTGTGTTGCTGATCCCGCTGGTGTTTATCGTTGCGCGCCGTACCGGTGTGTCGCTGATCAAGATCGGCATTCCGCTGCTGGCCGGCCTGTCGGCGGTGCACGGCCTGGTGCCACCGCACCCGGGCCCGCTGCTGGCGATCGGCGTGTTCGGTGCCGACATCGGCAAGACCATTCTCTACGGCCTGATCGTCGCGCTGCCTACGGCGATCATCGCCGGCCCGCTCTACGGTTCGTTTATCGCCAAGTACATTCCGGGCAACCCGTCCCAGGAACTGGTAGACCAACTGGCCAGTGAGCAACCGGAATCCAAGACCCTGCCGAGCTTCAGCATCACCCTGATCACCGTGCTGTTGCCGGTGTTCCTGATGTTGCTGAAAACCTTCGCCGACGTCGCCCTGCCGGACGGCCACGTGATCCGCAACTGGATGGACATGATCGGTCACCCGATCACCGCCTTGCTGCTGGCCTTGCTGTTGTCGCTGTACACCTTTGGCCATCGCCAGGGCATTGGCTCCAAGCAAATCCTCAAGCTGCTCGACGCCAGCCTGGCGCCGACGGCTGCGATCATCCTGATCATCGGCGCCGGTGGTGGCTTCAAGCAGATGCTGGTGACCAGCGGCGTAGGTGATGTGATCGGCCATATGGCGGTGACCGCGCAGATCAACCCGATCCTGCTGGCCTGGCTGGTGGCGGCGGTGATTCGTGTGGCTACCGGTTCTGCGACGGTGGCGACCATTACCGGTGCCGGCATTGTGGTGCCGGTGGTGGGGATGATTCCGGGGGTGAACCGCGAGTTGCTGGTATTGGCGACGGGGGCGGGCTCGCTGGTGCTGTCTCACGTCAACGATGCGGGGTTCTGGCTGGTGAAGCAGTACTTCAATATGACCGTGGCCGAGACGTTCAAGACCTGGACGGCGATGGAGACCATTCTGTCGGTGGTGGCGTTGGGCTTTATCATGTTGCTGTCGCTGGTGGTCTAG
- a CDS encoding gluconokinase, with protein MSQPVTALVIMGVSGCGKSSVSEALCLLNGATAIEGDSFHPAANIEKMSAGHPLNDEDRAGWLDILCDELRRSLKAGEHPVLTCSALKKKYRDHLREAAPGLGFVFLELTREVAADRVSHRPGHFMPASLIDSQFATLESPVGEPLTLALNASEDSVEELAEQTNAWWLEHGFEPNK; from the coding sequence ATGAGTCAACCTGTTACTGCCCTCGTGATCATGGGTGTTTCCGGCTGTGGCAAGTCCAGCGTCAGCGAGGCCCTGTGCCTGCTGAACGGCGCCACCGCCATCGAAGGCGACAGCTTTCACCCCGCCGCGAACATCGAGAAGATGAGCGCCGGCCATCCCCTTAACGACGAAGACCGCGCCGGCTGGCTCGACATCCTGTGCGATGAGCTGCGCCGCTCGCTCAAGGCCGGCGAGCATCCGGTGCTCACCTGTTCGGCCCTGAAGAAGAAATACCGCGACCACCTGCGCGAAGCCGCGCCGGGCCTGGGGTTTGTGTTTCTGGAGCTGACCCGCGAAGTCGCCGCCGACCGTGTATCCCATCGCCCCGGCCATTTCATGCCGGCCAGCCTGATCGACAGCCAGTTCGCCACCCTGGAATCCCCGGTGGGCGAGCCGTTGACCCTGGCGCTGAACGCCAGTGAAGACAGCGTTGAAGAACTGGCCGAGCAAACCAATGCCTGGTGGCTCGAACACGGCTTTGAACCAAACAAATAA
- a CDS encoding LacI family DNA-binding transcriptional regulator, whose product MMTPKNDKNTRTTGRPTLNEVARLAGVSPITASRALRGISTVATELVEKVQKAAAELSYVVNPAARALASAQSQSVVVLVPSLSNLLFIETLEAIHQVLRPKGFEVLIGNTHYSRDEEEDLLRNYMAYQPRGLLLTGFDRTESARRMVESSNVPCVYMMDLDPGAGLNCVGFSQLNAGETAAAHLISRGRKRLAYIGAQLDQRTLLRGEGFRRALQQAGLYDPALEVLTPRPSSLGLGGELFLQLLASHPDVDAIFFGNDDLAQGALLEALRHGIKVPEQISVLGFNDLPSSSFMVPRLSSISTPREAIGRRAAEHLLTVMAGNKIARPVVDMGFELKVREST is encoded by the coding sequence CTGATGACTCCCAAGAACGATAAAAATACCCGCACCACGGGCCGCCCTACCCTCAATGAAGTGGCCCGCCTGGCTGGCGTGAGCCCGATTACCGCCTCCCGGGCCTTGCGCGGCATCAGCACCGTGGCCACCGAACTGGTGGAAAAAGTGCAAAAAGCCGCCGCCGAACTGAGCTACGTGGTCAACCCCGCCGCCCGTGCCCTGGCATCTGCCCAGAGCCAGTCGGTGGTGGTGTTGGTGCCGTCGCTGTCCAACCTGCTGTTTATCGAAACCCTGGAAGCCATCCACCAGGTGCTGCGGCCCAAGGGCTTTGAAGTGCTGATCGGCAACACCCACTATTCCCGCGACGAAGAAGAAGACCTGCTGCGCAACTACATGGCCTACCAGCCACGGGGTTTGCTGCTGACCGGGTTTGACCGTACGGAAAGTGCCCGGCGCATGGTGGAATCGAGCAACGTGCCGTGTGTGTACATGATGGACCTGGACCCGGGCGCCGGACTGAACTGCGTAGGATTTTCGCAGTTGAACGCCGGGGAAACAGCGGCGGCGCATTTGATCTCACGGGGGCGCAAGCGGTTGGCCTACATTGGCGCTCAGTTGGACCAGCGCACGTTGTTGCGCGGTGAGGGTTTCAGGCGCGCTCTGCAACAGGCGGGGTTGTATGACCCTGCGCTGGAAGTGTTGACGCCACGGCCATCGTCGCTGGGCCTGGGTGGTGAATTGTTCCTGCAGTTGCTGGCCAGCCATCCGGATGTGGACGCGATCTTCTTTGGCAACGACGACCTGGCTCAAGGTGCGCTGCTGGAAGCGCTGCGCCATGGCATCAAGGTGCCGGAGCAGATCTCGGTGCTGGGCTTCAACGACCTGCCGTCTTCCTCGTTCATGGTGCCGCGTTTGAGCAGCATCAGCACCCCGCGTGAAGCCATTGGCCGGCGGGCAGCCGAGCATTTGTTGACGGTGATGGCCGGCAACAAGATCGCCCGGCCGGTGGTGGACATGGGGTTTGAGTTGAAGGTGCGCGAGAGTACCTAG
- a CDS encoding DUF6124 family protein: MFKATPNPPALFTVSPDASSESLIANSYETFSSVSTLLLDLSDELTGKDRDTALAIHQLSELGVLLMGKLMDQESPLI, from the coding sequence ATGTTCAAAGCAACTCCAAATCCTCCCGCCTTATTCACCGTCAGCCCCGACGCCAGCAGCGAAAGCCTGATCGCCAACAGCTACGAGACGTTTTCCTCGGTCAGCACGTTATTGCTCGACCTGTCTGATGAACTCACCGGCAAAGACCGCGACACCGCATTGGCGATTCACCAGTTGAGTGAGTTGGGCGTATTGCTGATGGGCAAGCTGATGGACCAGGAATCACCACTGATCTAA